A stretch of the Pan paniscus chromosome 2, NHGRI_mPanPan1-v2.0_pri, whole genome shotgun sequence genome encodes the following:
- the STAB1 gene encoding stabilin-1 isoform X1 yields the protein MAGPRGLLPLCLLAFCLAGFSFVRGQVLFKGCDVKTTFVTHVPCTSCAAIKKQTCPSGWLRELPDQITQDCRYEVQLGGSMVSMSGCRRKCRKQVVQKACCPGYWGSRCYECPGGAETPCNGHGTCLDGMDRNGTCVCQENFRGSACQECQDPNRFGPDCQSVCSCVHGVCNHGPRGDGSCLCFAGYTGPHCDQELPVCQELRCPQNTQCSAEAPSCRCLPGYTQQGSECRAPNPCWPSPCSLLAQCSVSPKGQAQCHCPENYHGDGMVCLPKDPCTDNLGGCPSNSTLCVYQKPGQAFCTCRPGLLSINSNASAGCFAFCSPFSCDRSATCQVTADGKTSCVCRESEVGDGRACYGHLLHEVQKATQTGRVFLQLRVAVAMMDQGCREILTTAGPFTVLVPSVSSFSSRTMNASLAQQLCRQHIIAGQHILEDTRTQQTRRWWTLAGQEITVTFNQFTKYSYKYKDQPQQTFNIYKANNIAANGVFHVVTGLRWQAPSGTPGDPKRTIGQILASTEAFSRFETILENCGLPSILDGPGPFTVFAPSNEAVDSLRDGRLIYLFTAGLSKLQELVRYHIYNHGQLTVEKLISKGRILTMANQVLAVNISEEGRILLGPEGVPLQRVDVMAANGVIHMLDGILLPPTILPILPKHCSEEQHKIVAGSCVDCQALNTSTCPPNSVKLDIFPKECVYIHDPTGLNVLKKGCASYCNQTIMEQGCCKGFFGPDCTQCPGGFSNPCYGKGNCSDGIQGNGACLCFPDYKGIACHICSNPNKHGDQCQEDCSCVHGLCDNRPGSGGVCQQGTCAPGFSGRFCNESMGDCGPTGLAQHCHLHARCVSQEGVARCRCLDGFEGDGFSCTPSNPCSHPDRGGCSENAECVPGSLGTHHCTCHKGWSGDGRVCVAIDECELDVRGGCHTDALCSYVGPGQSRCTCKLGFAGDGYQCSPIDPCRAGNGGCHGLATCRAVGGGQRVCTCPPGFGGDGFSCYGDIFRELEANAHFSIFYQWLKSAGITLPADRRVTALVPSEAAVRQLSPEDRAFWLQPRMLPNLVRAHFLQGALFEEELARLGGQEVATLNPTTRWEIRNISGRVWVQNASMDVADLLATNGVLHILSQVLLPPRGDVPGGQGLLQQLDLVPAFSLFRELLQHHRLVPQIEAATAYTIFVPTNRSLEAQGNSSHLDADTVRHHVVLGEALSMETLRKGGHRNSLLGPAHWIVFYNHSGQPEVNHVPLEGPMLEAPGRSLIGLSGVLTVGSSRCLHSHAEALREKCVNCTRRFRCTQGFQLQDTPRKSCVYRSGFSFSRGCSYTCAKKIQVPDCCPGFFGTLCEPCPGGLGGVCSGHGQCQDRFLGSGECHCHEGFHGTACEVCELGRYGPNCTGVCDCAHGLCQEGLQGDGSCVCNVGWQGLRCDQKITSPQCPRKCDPNANCVQDSAGASTCACAAGYSGNGIFCSEVDPCAHGHGGCSPHANCTKVAPGQRTCTCQDGYMGDGELCQEINSCLIHHGGCHIHAECIPTGPQQVSCSCREGYSGDGIRTCELLDACSKNNGGCSPYATCKSTGDGQRTCTCDTAHTVGDGLTCRARVGLELLRDKHASFFSLRLLEYKELKGDGPFTIFVPHADLMSNLSQDELARIRAHRQLVFRYHVVGCRRLRSEDLLEQGYATALSGHPLRFSEREGSIYLNDFARVVSSDHEAVNGILHFIDRVLLPPEALHWEPDDAPIPRRNVTAAAQGFGYKIFSGLLKVAGLLPLLREASHRPFTMLWPTDAAFRALPPDRQAWLYHEDHRDKLAAILRGHMIRNVEALASDLPNLGPLRTMHGTPISFSCSRTRPGELMVGEDDARIVQRHLPFEGGLAYGIDQLLEPPGLGARCDHFETRPLRLNTCSICGLEPPCPEGSQEQGSPEACWRFYPKFWTSPPLHSLGLRSVWVHPSLWGRPQGLGRGCHRNCVTTTWKPSCCPGHYGSECQACPGGPSSPCSDRGVCMDGMSGSGQCLCRSGFAGTACELCAPGAFGPHCQACRCTVHGRCDEGLGGSGSCFCDEGWTGPRCEVQLELQPVCTPPCAPEAVCRAGNSCECSLGYEGDGRVCTVADLCQDGHGGCSEHANCSQVGTVVTCTCLPDYEGDGWSCRARNPCTDGHRGGCSEHANCLSTGLNTRRCECHAGYVGDGLQCLEESEPPVDRCLGQPPPCHSDAVCTDLHFQEKRAGVFHLQATSGPYGLNFSEAEAACEAQGAVLASFPQLSAAQQLGFHLCLMGWLANGSTAHPVVFPVADCGNGQVGIVSLGARKNLSERWDAYCFRVQDVACRCRDGFVGDGISTCNGKLLDVLAATANFSTFYGMLLGYANATQRGLDFLDFLDDELTYKTLFVPVNEGFVDNMTLSGPDLELHASNATLLSANASQGKLLPAHSGLSLIISDAGPDNSSWAPVVSLATVPPCWPWPSLTVGLTLVSLQAPGTVVVSHIIVWDIMAFNGIIHALASPLLAPPQPQAVLAPEAPPVAAGVGAVLAAGALLGLVAGALYLRARGKPTGFGFSAFQAEDDADDDFSPWQEGTNPTLVSVPNPVFGSDTFCEPFDDSLLEEDFPDTQRILTVK from the exons CCCCCAACCCCTGCTGGCCATCACCCTGCTCACTGCTGGCCCAGTGCTCGGTGAGCCCCAAGGGGCAGGCTCAGTGTCACTGCCCTGAGAACTACCATGGCGATGGGATGGTGTGTCTGCCCAAGGACCCATGCACTGACAACCTTGGTGGCTgccccagcaattctactttgtGTGTGTACCAGAAGCCGGGCCAG GCCTTCTGCACCTGCCGGCCAGGCCTGCTCAGCATCAACAGCAACGCTTCTGCGGGCTGCTTCGCCTTCTGCTCCCCCTTCTCCTGCGACCGGTCTGCCACTTGCCAGGTGACCGCTGATGGGAAGACCAG CTGTGTGTGCAGGGAAAGCGAGGTGGGGGATGGGCGTGCCTGCTACGGACACCTGCTCCACGAGGTGCAGAAGGCCACGCAGACAGGCCGGGTGTTCCTGCAGCTGAGGGTCGCCGTGGCCATGATGG ACCAGGGCTGCCGGGAGATCCTTACCACAGCGGGCCCTTTCACCGTGCTGGTGCCATCcgtctcctccttctcctccaggaCCATGAAT GCATCCCTTGCCCAGCAGCTCTGTAGACAGCACATCATCGCAGGGCAGCACATCCTGGAGGACACAAGGACCCAACAAACACGAAGGTGGTGGACGCTGGCCGGGCAGGAGATCACCGTCACCTTCAACCAATTCACG AAATACTCCTACAAGTACAAAGACCAGCCCCAGCAGACGTTCAACATCTACAAGGCCAACAATATAGCAGCCAATGGCGTCTTCCACGTGGTCACTGGCCTGCGGTGGCAGGCCCCCTCTGGGACCCCTGGGGATCCCAAG AGAACTATCGGACAGATCCTCGCCTCTACCGAGGCCTTCAGCCGCTTTGAAACCATCCTGGAG AACTGTGGGCTGCCCTCCATCCTGGACGGACCTGGGCCCTTCACAGTCTTTGCCCCAAGCAATGAGGCTGTGGACAGCTTGCGTGACGGCCGCCTGATCTACCTCTTCACAGCG GGTCTCTCTAAACTGCAGGAGTTGGTGCGGTACCACATCTACAACCACGGCCAG CTGACCGTTGAGAAGCTCATCTCCAAGGGTCGGATCCTCACCATGGCGAACCAGGTCCTGGCTGTGAACATCTCTGAGGAG GGGCGCATCCTGCTGGGACCCGAGGGGGTCCCGCTGCAGAGGGTAGACGTGATGGCTGCCAATGGCGTGATCCACATGCTGGACGGCATCCTGCTGCCCCCGACCATCCTGCCCATCCTGCCCAAGCACTGCAGCGAGGAGCAGCACAAGATTGTGGCG ggcTCCTGTGTGGACTGCCAAGCCCTGAACACCAGCACGTGTCCCCCCAACAGTGTGAAGCTG GACATCTTCCCCAAGGAGTGTGTCTATATCCATGACCCAACTGGGCTCAATGTGCTAAAGAAGGGCTGTGCCAGCTACTGCAACCAAACCATCATG GAACAAGGCTGCTGCAAAGGTTTTTTCGGGCCTGACTGCACGCAGTGTCCTGGGGGCTTCTCCAACCCCTGCTATGGCAAAGGCAAT tgcagtgatgggatccaGGGCAACGgggcctgcctctgcttcccagactaCAAGGGCATCGCCTGCCACATCTGCTCGAACCCAAACAAGCATGGAGATCAATGCCAGGAAG ACTGCAGCTGTGTCCATGGTCTCTGCGACAACCGCCCAGGCAGTGGGGGGGTGTGCCAGCAGGGCACGTGTGCCCCTGGCTTCAGTGGCCGGTTCTGCAACGAGTCCATGGGGGACTGTGGGCCCACAGGGCTGGCCCAGCACTGCCACCTGCATGcccgctgtgttagccaggagggtgtTGCCAG ATGTCGCTGTCTTGATGGCTTTGAGGGTGATGGCTTCTCCTGCACACCTAGCAACCCCTGCTCCCACCCGGACCGTGGAGGCTGCTCAGAGAAT GCTGAGTGTGTCCCTGGGTCCCTGGGCACCCACCACTGCACATGCCACAAAGGCTGGAGTGGGGATGGCCGCGTCTGTGTGGCTATTGACGAGTGTGAGCTGGACGTGAGAGGTGGCTGCCACACCGATGCCCTCTGCAGCTATGTGGGCCCCGGGCAG AGCCGATGCACCTGCAAGCTGGGCTTTGCCGGGGATGGCTACCAGTGCAGCCCCATCGACCCCTGCCGGGCAGGCAATGGCGGCTGCCACGGCCTG GCCACCTGCCGGGCAGTGGGGGGAGGTCAGCGGGTCTGCACGTGCCCCCCTGGCTTTGGGGGTGATGGCTTCAGCTGTTATGGAGACATCTTCCGG GAGCTGGAGGCAAATGCCCACTTCTCCATCTTCTACCAGTGGCTTAAG AGTGCCGGCATCACGCTTCCTGCCGACCGCCGAGTCACAGCCCTGGTGCCCTCCGAGGCTGCAGTCCGTCAGCTGAGCCCCGAGGACCGAGCTTTCTGGCTGCAGCCAAGGATGCTGCCGAACCTGGTCAG GGCCCATTTTCTCCAGGGTGCCCTCTTCGAGGAGGAGCTGGCCCGGCTGGGTGGGCAGGAAGTGGCCACCCTGAACCCCACCACACGCTGGGAGATTCGCAACATTAGTGGG AGAGTCTGGGTGCAGAATGCCAGCATGGATGTGGCTGACCTCCTTGCCACCAATGGTGTCCTACACATCCTCAGCCAG GTCTTACTGCCCCCCCGAGGGGATGTGCCCGGTGGGCAGGGGTTGCTGCAGCAGCTGGACTTGGTGCCTGCCTTCAGCCTCTTCCGGGAGTTGCTGCAG CACCATAGGTTGGTGCCCCAGATTGAGGCTGCCACTGCCTACACCATCTTTGTGCCCACCAACCGCTCCCTGGAGGCCCAGGGCAACAGCAGCCACCTG gACGCAGACACAGTGCGGCACCATGTGGTCCTGGGGGAGGCCCTCTCCATGGAAACCCTGCGGAAGGGTGGACACCGCAACTCCCTCCTGGGCCCTGCCCACTGGATCGTCTTCTACAACCACAGTGGCCAG CCTGAGGTGAACCATGTGCCACTGGAAGGCCCCATGCTGGAGGCCCCTGGCCGCTCGCTGATTGGTCTGTCGGGGGTCCTGACGGTGGGCTCAAGTCGCTGCCTGCATAGCCACGCTGAGGCCCTGCGG GAGAAATGTGTAAACTGCACCAGGAGATTCCGCTGCACTCAGGGCTTCCAGCTGCAG GACACACCCAGGAAGAGCTGTGTCTACCGATCTGGCTTCTCCTTCTCCCGGGGCTGCTCTTACACATGTGCCAAGAAGATCCAG GTGCCGGACTGCTGCCCTGGTTTCTTTGGCACGCTGTGTGAGCCATGCCCAGGGGGTCTAGGGGGGGTGTGCTCAGGCCATGGGCAGTGCCAGGACAGGTTCCTGGGCAGCGGGGAGTGCCACTGCCACGAGGGCTTCCATGGAACGGCCTGTGAGGTGTGTGAGCTGGGCCGCTACGGGCCCAACTGCACCGGAG TGTGTGACTGTGCCCATGGGCTGTGCCAGGAGGGGCTGCAAGGGGACGGAAGCTGTGTCTGTAACGTGGGCTGGCAGGGCCTCCGCTGTGACCAGA AAATCACCAGCCCTCAGTGCCCTAGGAAGTGCGACCCCAATGCCAA CTGCGTGCAGGACTCGGCCGGAGCCTCCACCTGCGCCTGTGCTGCGGGATACTCCGGCAATGGCATCTTCTGTTCAG AGGTGGACCCCTGCGCCCACGGCCATGGGGGCTGCTCCCCTCATGCCAACTGTACCAAGGTGGCACCTGGGCAGCGGACATGCACCTGCCAGGATGGCTACATGGGCGACGGGGAGCTGTGCCAGG AAATTAACAGCTGTCTCATCCACCACGGGGGCTGCCACATTCACGCCGAGTGCATCCCCACTGGCCCCCAGCAG GTCTCCTGCAGCTGCCGTGAGGGTTACAGCGGGGATGGCATCCGGACCTGCGAGCTCCTGGACGCCTGCTCTAAG AACAATGGAGGATGCAGCCCATATGCCACCTGCAAAAGCACAGGGGATGGCCAGAGGACATGTACCTGCGACACAGCCCACACCGTGGGGGACGGCCTCACCTGCCGTGCCCGAGTCGGCCTG GAGCTCCTGAGGGATAAGCATGCCTCATTcttcagcctccgcctcctg GAATACAAGGAGCTCAAGGGCGATGGGCCTTTCACCATCTTCGTGCCGCACGCAGATCTAATGAGCAACCTGTCGCAG GATGAGCTGGCCCGGATTCGTGCGCATCGCCAGCTGGTGTTTCGCTACCACGTGGTTGGCTGTCGGCGGCTGCGGAGCGAGGACCTGCTGGAGCAGGGGTACGCCACGGCCCTCTCAGGGCACCCACTGCGCTTCAGCGAGAGGGAG GGCAGCATATACCTCAATGACTTCGCGCGCGTGGTGAGCAGCGACCATGAGGCCGTGAACGGCATCCTGCACTTCATTGACCGTGTCCTGCTGCCCCCCGAGGCGCTGCACTGGGAGCCTGATGATGCTCCCATCCCAAGG AGAAATGTCACCGCCGCCGCCCAGGGCTTCGGTTACAAGATCTTCAGCGGCCTCCTGAAG GTGGCCGGCCTCCTGCCCCTGCTTCGAGAGGCATCCCATAGGCCCTTCACAATGCTGTGGCCCACAGACGCCGCCTTTCGAGCTCTGCCTCCGGATCGCCAGGCCTGGCTGTACCATGAGGACCACCGTGACAAGCTAGCAGCCATTCTGCGGGGCCACATGATTCGCAATGTCGAG GCCTTGGCATCTGACCTGCCCAACCTGGGCCCACTTCGAACCATGCATGGGACCCCCATCTCTTTCTCCTGCAGCCGAACGCGGCCC GGTGAGCTCATGGTGGGTGAGGATGATGCTCGCATTGTGCAGCGGCACTTGCCCTTTGAGGGTGGCCTGGCCTATGGCATCGACCAGCTGCTGGAGCCACCTGGCCTTGGTGCTCGCTGTGACCACTTTGAGACCCGGCCCCTGCGACTG aaCACCTGCAGCATCTGTGGGCTGGAGCCACCCTGTCCTGAGGGGTCACAGGAGCAG GGCAGCCCTGAGGCCTGCTGGCGCTTCTACCCGAAGTTCTGGACGTCCCCTCCGCTGCACTCTTTGGGATTACGCAGCGTCTGGGTCCACCCCAGCCTTTGGGGTAGGCCCCAAGGCCTGGGCAGGGGCTGCCACCGCAATTGTGTCACCACCACCTGGAAGCCCAGCTGCTGCCCTGGTCACTATGGCAGTGAGTGCCAAG CTTGCCCTGGCGGCCCCAGCAGCCCTTGTAGTGACCGTGGCGTGTGCATGGACGGCATGAGTGGCAGTGGGCAGTGTCTGTGCCGTTCAGGTTTTGCTGGGACAGCCTGTGAACTCTGTGCTCCTGGTGCCTTTGGGCCCCATTGTCAAG cctgccgctgcactgtgCATGGCCGCTGTGATGAGGGCCTTGGGGGCTCTGGCTCCTGCTTCTGTGATGAAGGCTGGACTGGGCCACGCTGTGAGGTGCAACTGG AGCTGCAGCCTGTGTGTACCCCACCCTGTGCACCCGAGGCTGTGTGCCGTGCAGGCAACAGCTGTGAGTGCAGCCTGGGCTATGAAGGGGATGGCCGCGTGTGTACAG TGGCAGACCTGTGCcaggacgggcatggtggctgcagtgagcacgCCAACTGTAGCCAGGTAGGAACAGTGGTCACTTGTACCTGCCTGCCCGACTACGAGGGTGATGGCTGGAGCTGCCGGGCCCGCAACCCCTGCACAGATGGCCACCGCGGGGGCTGCAGCGAGCACGCCAACTGCTTGAGCACCGGCCTG AACACACGGCGCTGTGAGTGCCACGCAGGCTACGTAGGCGATGGACTGCAGTGTCTGGAGGAGTCGGAACCACCTGTGGACCGCTGCTTGGGCCAGCCACCGCCCTGCCACTCAGATGCCGTGTGCACTGACCTGCACTTCCAGG AGAAACGGGCTGGCGTCTTCCACCTCCAGGCCACCAGCGGCCCTTATGGTCTGAActtttcggaggctgaggcggcatgCGAAGCACAGGGAGCCGTCCTTGCTTCATTCCCTCAGCTCTCTGCTGCCCAGCAG CTGGGCTTCCACCTGTGCCTCATGGGCTGGCTGGCCAATGGCTCCACTGCCCACCCTGTGGTTTTCCCTGTGGCGGACTGTGGCAATGGTCAGGTGGGCATAGTCAGCCTGGGTGCCCGCAAGAACCTCTCAGAACGCTGGGATGCCTACTGCTTCCGCGTGCAAG ATGTGGCCTGCCGATGCCGAGATGGCTTCGTGGGTGACGGGATCAGCACGTGCAATGGGAAGCTGCTGGATGTGCTGGCTGCCACTGCCAACTTCTCCACCTTCTATGGG ATGCTATTGGGCTATGCCAATGCCACCCAGCGGGGTCTCGACTTCCTGGACTTCCTGGATGATGAGCTCACGTATAAGACACTCTTCGTCCCTGTCAATGAAGGCTTTGTGGACAACATG ACGCTGAGTGGCCCAGACTTGGAGCTGCACGCCTCCAACGCCACCCTCCTAAGTGCCAACGCCAGCCAGGGGAAGTTGCTTCCGGCCCActcaggcctcagcctcatcATCAGTGACGCAGGCCCTGACAACAGTTCCTGGGCCCCTGTGGTGAGTCTGGCCACTGTCCCACCCTGTTGGCCGTGGCCCTCGCTCACAGTGGGCCTGACTCTGGTCTCCCTGCAGGCCCCGGGGACAGTTGTGGTTAGCCATATCATTGTGTGGGACATCATGGCCTTCAATGGCATCATCCATGCTCTGGCCAGCCCCCTCCTGGCACCCCCACAGCCT CAGGCAGTGCTGGCGCCTGAAGCCCCACCTGTGGCGGCAGGCGTGGGGGCTGTGCTTGCCGCTGGAGCACTGCTTGGCTTGGTGGCCGGAGCTCTCTACCTCCGTGCCCGAGGCAAGCCCACGGGCTTTGgcttctctgccttccag GCGGAAGATGATGCTGACGACGACTTCTCACCGTGGCAAGAAGGGACCAACCCCACCCTGGTCTCTGTCCCCAACCCTGTCTTTGGCAGCGACACCTTTTGTGAACCCTTCGAT GACTCACTCCTGGAGGAGGACTTCCCTGACACCCAGAGGATCCTCACAGTCAAGTGA